Proteins from one Algicella marina genomic window:
- a CDS encoding D-alanine--D-alanine ligase encodes MSSRANSRIAVLLGGLSAEREVSLSSGRECAAALRDEGFDVVEIDAGADLCGMLQAAAPDVVFNALHGRWGEDGCVQGLLEWLRIPYTHSGVLASALAMDKTRSKEIFVRAGLPVKDSVLAAKTEVEAGHVMQPPYVVKPYNEGSSVGVYLVHEAANGPPKLVETMPETVMVEAFAPGRELTTTVMGDRALGVTDIITDGWYDYDAKYAAGGSRHEVPANIPQEITDACLDYAVRAHDVLGCRGVSRTDFRWDDTRGLDGLFLLETNTQPGMTPTSLAPEQAALNGISFGAFVRWMVEDASCSR; translated from the coding sequence ATGTCGAGCAGGGCAAACTCCCGCATTGCAGTGCTTCTGGGCGGCCTGTCGGCCGAACGGGAGGTTTCCCTGTCCTCCGGACGGGAATGCGCTGCGGCGTTGCGGGACGAAGGGTTTGACGTTGTCGAGATCGACGCGGGCGCGGACCTGTGCGGGATGTTGCAGGCGGCCGCGCCGGACGTCGTGTTCAACGCATTGCACGGCCGCTGGGGCGAGGATGGCTGCGTGCAGGGGCTGCTGGAGTGGCTGCGCATCCCCTATACGCATTCGGGCGTGCTGGCGTCGGCTCTGGCGATGGACAAGACCCGATCCAAGGAAATTTTCGTCCGCGCCGGCCTGCCGGTAAAGGACAGCGTGCTGGCGGCGAAGACGGAGGTCGAAGCCGGGCATGTGATGCAGCCGCCCTATGTGGTGAAGCCCTACAACGAGGGGTCCTCGGTAGGTGTCTACCTCGTGCATGAGGCGGCCAACGGGCCGCCGAAGCTGGTGGAAACCATGCCGGAAACGGTGATGGTGGAAGCTTTCGCACCCGGACGGGAATTGACGACGACGGTGATGGGCGACCGCGCGCTCGGCGTGACCGATATCATTACCGACGGGTGGTACGACTACGACGCAAAATATGCTGCAGGCGGTTCGCGCCACGAAGTACCAGCCAACATTCCGCAGGAGATTACCGACGCCTGCCTCGACTATGCGGTGCGCGCACACGATGTGCTGGGGTGCCGGGGCGTCAGTCGGACCGATTTTCGTTGGGATGACACCCGCGGGCTGGACGGATTGTTCCTGCTGGAGACCAACACGCAGCCGGGCATGACCCCGACATCGCTGGCGCCGGAACAGGCGGCGTTGAACGGGATCAGTTTCGGCGCCTTCGTGCGCTGGATGGTGGAGGATGCCTCATGCTCCCGGTAA
- a CDS encoding cell division protein FtsQ/DivIB: MLPVRRPDPAPSRVKYRLERLWLTPSFRRFVRTGLPLALVLVAVTALVTDLRVRAMAAETAEDIRTYVAERPEFRIARVQITGASPELSARVGAEMAMELPVSAFDLDLQALRDRVMALEPVLTARVRVAEAHTLEVTVVERTPVAIWRMQDGLALVDGSGARVDTIDRRGDRPDLPVMAGKGAEKAIEEGLSVMRIAAPLEARIRGLVRVGERRWDLVLDREQVIQLPETRPEAALLRILALDSAKDLLERDLVIVDLRDGDRPVVRLSQPGLAEFNARKMLGEDDSDEDDA, encoded by the coding sequence ATGCTCCCGGTAAGGCGGCCCGATCCGGCACCGAGCCGGGTGAAATACCGGCTGGAGCGGCTGTGGTTGACGCCTTCCTTCCGCAGGTTCGTGCGCACCGGCTTGCCGTTGGCACTGGTGTTGGTCGCCGTTACGGCACTGGTGACGGATCTGCGGGTGCGGGCGATGGCGGCGGAAACGGCCGAGGACATTCGCACCTATGTAGCGGAGCGGCCGGAGTTTCGCATTGCGCGGGTGCAGATCACGGGTGCCAGCCCGGAGCTTTCGGCACGGGTGGGTGCGGAGATGGCGATGGAGCTGCCGGTGAGCGCCTTCGACCTAGACTTGCAGGCGTTGCGCGACCGGGTGATGGCGCTGGAGCCGGTGCTGACGGCGCGGGTGCGGGTGGCGGAGGCGCATACCCTGGAAGTGACGGTGGTGGAGCGGACGCCGGTGGCGATCTGGCGGATGCAGGATGGGCTGGCGTTGGTCGATGGCTCCGGCGCGCGGGTCGACACGATCGACCGGCGGGGGGACCGGCCGGACCTGCCGGTGATGGCAGGCAAGGGTGCGGAGAAGGCAATCGAAGAGGGATTGTCGGTGATGCGGATCGCCGCACCGCTGGAGGCCCGCATTCGCGGGCTGGTGCGTGTTGGCGAGCGGCGCTGGGATCTCGTGCTCGACCGCGAGCAGGTGATCCAGTTGCCGGAGACACGGCCCGAGGCGGCGCTGCTGCGCATCCTGGCGCTCGACAGTGCCAAGGACCTGTTGGAGCGGGATCTGGTGATCGTCGACCTGCGGGACGGCGACCGACCGGTGGTGCGGCTCTCGCAACCGGGGCTGGCGGAATTCAATGCCCGGAAGATGCTGGGCGAGGACGACAGTGACGAGGATGACGCATGA
- the ftsA gene encoding cell division protein FtsA gives MSALFESQRAMRQRREAALRRGLVAILDIGTSKIACLVLQFAPERSDGDAPKRGLTHGAFRVIGAATTRSRGVRYGEITAMDETERAIRTAVQAAQKMAGMRVDHAIACLSGGAPRSYGLFGEVTVENGEVQEADIGHCLASCDVPEYGDDREALHALPVSFTLDHRTGLSDPRGQIGAKLGVDMHLLTVDGIPVQNLLHCIRRCDLELAGLAVSSYASALSALVEDEQELGAACVDIGAGTTGVSIFAKRQMIYADAVPMGGQHVTGDISQGLHIPQAVAERIKTLHGGVMATGLDDRDYIEIPSPYDEYERDRRQISRAELIGVMRPRMEEILEEVRARLDVSGFEYLPGQRVVLTGGSAQTPGLEPLAQKVLGRQVRIGKPLRVQGLPQAATGTGFAAAVGMALLASHPQDECWDFEMPADRLGHRRVSRALRWFRQNW, from the coding sequence ATGAGTGCTTTGTTTGAGAGCCAGCGGGCAATGCGGCAACGACGCGAGGCTGCGTTGCGGCGCGGACTGGTGGCCATTCTCGATATCGGAACGTCGAAGATTGCCTGCCTGGTGTTGCAGTTCGCGCCGGAACGCAGTGACGGTGACGCGCCGAAGCGCGGGCTGACGCATGGCGCCTTTCGGGTGATCGGCGCAGCGACCACCCGTTCCCGCGGGGTTCGCTATGGCGAGATCACGGCGATGGACGAGACGGAGCGGGCGATCCGAACCGCGGTGCAGGCCGCCCAAAAGATGGCGGGGATGCGGGTGGACCACGCGATTGCCTGCCTGTCGGGTGGCGCGCCGCGTTCCTACGGGTTGTTCGGCGAGGTAACGGTAGAAAACGGCGAGGTGCAGGAGGCCGATATCGGCCACTGCCTCGCCTCATGCGATGTGCCGGAATACGGAGATGACCGGGAAGCGCTGCATGCGCTGCCGGTGAGTTTCACGCTCGATCATCGCACGGGTCTTTCGGACCCGCGCGGCCAGATCGGGGCGAAGCTGGGTGTGGACATGCATCTGCTGACCGTCGACGGGATACCGGTGCAGAACCTGTTGCACTGCATCCGGCGCTGCGATCTGGAACTGGCGGGGCTGGCGGTTTCTTCCTACGCATCGGCGCTGTCGGCGCTGGTGGAAGATGAGCAGGAACTGGGTGCCGCATGCGTGGATATCGGCGCGGGCACGACGGGTGTCTCGATCTTTGCCAAGCGGCAGATGATTTATGCCGACGCGGTGCCGATGGGGGGCCAGCATGTGACGGGTGACATCAGCCAGGGCCTGCACATCCCGCAGGCGGTGGCGGAGCGGATCAAGACCCTGCATGGCGGTGTGATGGCAACCGGTCTGGACGACCGGGACTACATCGAAATTCCATCGCCCTACGACGAGTACGAGCGGGACCGGCGGCAGATCAGCCGCGCGGAACTGATCGGGGTGATGCGTCCCCGGATGGAAGAGATCCTCGAAGAAGTGCGGGCGCGGCTGGACGTTTCCGGTTTCGAATATCTGCCGGGTCAGAGGGTGGTGCTTACGGGCGGATCGGCACAGACGCCGGGGCTGGAGCCGCTGGCCCAGAAGGTGTTGGGACGCCAGGTGCGGATCGGGAAGCCGCTGCGGGTACAGGGCCTGCCGCAGGCCGCGACCGGTACGGGCTTCGCAGCCGCTGTCGGAATGGCGCTGCTGGCGAGCCATCCTCAGGATGAATGCTGGGACTTCGAGATGCCGGCCGACCGGCTGGGACATCGCCGTGTCAGCCGCGCGCTGCGGTGGTTTCGGCAAAACTGGTAG